The following proteins come from a genomic window of Elusimicrobiota bacterium:
- the hisD gene encoding histidinol dehydrogenase: MKNTVARYLEDIRRRGDRAVAVLLRRFDGLALGPRAWRVTADAPRRALRGLPRDRRRALEGAAGNIRFFHEAEKRHGARSWRVTAGGRTLGQDVRPVASAGLYVPGGRFAYPSTVLMTAIPAAVAGVPRIVVATPPRHLTPEVLAACALAGVHEIYRIGGVAAIGALAFGTATVPAVDLIAGPGGAWVTEAKRQVFGAVGIDMLAGPSEIAVVADGSVPAAYVAADLMAQAEHDPLARAVLISTDGRALAAIRAAVAPGFRAQCDFVKVPTLAAAARAASRRAPEHLSLAVRNPAALLEKIPNAGAAFLGPWSPVAVGDYWAGPSHVLPTGRSARFASGLSVQTFLKRTSVIAFSRPALRRAATDAALFAEAEGLAHHARSLEVRFSS; this comes from the coding sequence GTGAAAAACACCGTGGCCCGTTACTTGGAAGACATCCGTCGGCGGGGGGACCGCGCCGTGGCGGTGTTGTTGCGCCGTTTTGACGGGCTCGCCCTGGGGCCCCGGGCGTGGCGCGTGACCGCCGACGCCCCGCGCCGGGCCCTGCGGGGCTTGCCCCGCGACCGGCGGCGCGCCCTTGAAGGGGCGGCCGGAAACATTCGATTTTTTCACGAGGCCGAAAAACGTCACGGAGCCCGCTCCTGGCGCGTCACGGCCGGGGGTCGCACCCTGGGCCAGGACGTCCGCCCGGTGGCCTCCGCCGGTCTCTACGTGCCGGGGGGGCGCTTCGCTTACCCATCGACGGTGTTGATGACGGCCATTCCGGCCGCCGTCGCCGGCGTGCCCCGGATAGTCGTCGCCACGCCGCCGCGCCACTTGACGCCCGAGGTGCTAGCGGCCTGCGCCCTGGCCGGGGTGCACGAGATTTACCGCATCGGGGGCGTCGCCGCCATCGGGGCCCTGGCCTTCGGCACGGCCACGGTCCCCGCGGTGGATTTGATCGCCGGTCCGGGCGGGGCCTGGGTGACCGAGGCCAAGCGCCAGGTGTTCGGCGCCGTGGGCATCGACATGCTGGCGGGCCCCAGCGAAATCGCGGTGGTGGCCGACGGGTCCGTGCCGGCGGCGTATGTCGCAGCGGATTTGATGGCCCAGGCCGAACACGACCCCCTGGCGCGGGCGGTGTTGATTTCCACCGACGGGCGCGCCCTGGCGGCCATCCGTGCCGCCGTGGCGCCGGGGTTCCGCGCCCAGTGCGATTTTGTGAAAGTCCCCACCCTCGCGGCGGCCGCTCGGGCGGCCTCGCGGCGGGCCCCCGAGCATTTGTCGCTGGCGGTGCGAAACCCCGCCGCCCTTTTGGAGAAAATTCCCAACGCCGGCGCGGCGTTCCTGGGGCCGTGGTCGCCGGTGGCCGTCGGGGATTATTGGGCGGGACCCTCGCACGTCTTGCCCACGGGCCGTTCGGCCCGGTTCGCCTCGGGGCTCTCGGTGCAGACCTTTTTAAAACGGACGAGCGTCATCGCTTTCTCCCGCCCCGCGTTGCGGCGCGCCGCGACGGACGCGGCGCTCTTCGCGGAGGCGGAGGGGTTGGCGCACCACGCCCGGTCCTTGGAAGTGAGGTTTTCGTCATGA
- the hisB gene encoding imidazoleglycerol-phosphate dehydratase HisB, translated as MNRTARKKRATKETTVDLALGLDGRGRYRVSTTLPFLDHMLELFAKHGNFDLTLKAKGDTHIDDHHLVEDIGLTFGEVLAAALGDKRGIVRYGQALRPDGRGVGRALTPMDETLSYIALDLSGRPYFDFKVKFTVQNKPPFAFELFDDFFQAIAMSARMNLHMKLLQGRNNHHIAESLFKGFGRALAQAVAVDPRRAATVPSTKGTLVD; from the coding sequence ATGAATCGCACCGCCCGGAAAAAACGCGCGACAAAGGAAACCACCGTCGACCTGGCCTTGGGGCTGGACGGTCGGGGGCGTTACCGCGTGTCGACCACGCTGCCCTTTTTGGACCACATGCTGGAGCTGTTCGCCAAACACGGCAACTTTGACCTGACCCTCAAAGCCAAAGGCGACACACACATCGACGACCACCATTTGGTCGAGGACATCGGCTTGACCTTCGGCGAGGTGTTGGCGGCCGCCTTGGGCGATAAACGGGGAATCGTCCGCTACGGCCAGGCCCTGCGCCCGGACGGCCGCGGGGTCGGCCGCGCCCTGACGCCCATGGACGAAACGCTTTCCTACATCGCCCTCGACCTCTCGGGCCGGCCCTATTTCGATTTTAAAGTGAAGTTCACGGTTCAAAACAAGCCGCCCTTCGCGTTCGAATTGTTCGACGACTTTTTTCAGGCCATCGCCATGAGCGCGCGGATGAACTTGCACATGAAACTGCTTCAGGGACGGAACAACCATCACATCGCCGAATCGCTTTTCAAGGGTTTCGGTCGCGCCCTGGCGCAGGCCGTCGCCGTGGATCCGCGCCGCGCGGCGACCGTGCCCTCCACCAAAGGAACGCTCGTCGATTGA
- the hisH gene encoding imidazole glycerol phosphate synthase subunit HisH: MGNLRSVEKAFDAAGARAFVSEEPRRLEKADLLVVPGVGAFDAAARVLRRRGVDRFLKEWIGGGRPYFGICLGLQLLFESSEEAPGVKGLGVLPGRVVKFRPARKSTKVPHMGWNRAVARPGGIGRDWFRPAHYYFVHSYYPVPADRRDVWTRTVHEKPFCSAVARDRVSATQFHPEKSGAAGLAFLRGLLASQRSTRGG, from the coding sequence ATGGGCAACCTGCGGTCGGTCGAGAAGGCCTTCGACGCCGCCGGGGCGCGGGCCTTCGTGTCCGAGGAGCCGCGCCGTCTTGAAAAGGCCGATTTGCTGGTCGTGCCCGGGGTCGGGGCCTTTGACGCCGCCGCCCGCGTGTTGCGGCGGCGGGGCGTGGACCGGTTCCTAAAGGAGTGGATCGGCGGCGGCCGTCCCTACTTCGGCATTTGCCTCGGCCTGCAGTTGCTGTTCGAATCGAGCGAGGAGGCCCCCGGCGTGAAGGGGCTTGGCGTCCTGCCGGGCCGGGTGGTCAAATTCCGCCCCGCGCGGAAAAGCACCAAAGTGCCGCACATGGGGTGGAACCGCGCCGTGGCGCGCCCCGGGGGGATCGGGCGCGACTGGTTCCGTCCGGCCCATTACTATTTCGTCCATTCGTATTATCCGGTGCCCGCGGATCGGCGGGACGTCTGGACGCGCACGGTGCATGAAAAACCGTTTTGTTCGGCCGTCGCCCGCGACCGGGTGTCGGCGACCCAATTCCACCCGGAAAAAAGCGGGGCCGCGGGCCTCGCGTTTCTTCGGGGGCTGCTCGCTTCACAACGTTCGACTCGGGGAGGATGA